One window from the genome of Oncorhynchus gorbuscha isolate QuinsamMale2020 ecotype Even-year linkage group LG14, OgorEven_v1.0, whole genome shotgun sequence encodes:
- the LOC123995427 gene encoding stathmin-4-like has translation MTLAAYKEKLKELPLVSLFCSCINPQTIDCKPIYKAEDAVDLGWCVIKDVEVIELNKRASGQAFEVILKPPSFDGVPELNVTMPQRRELSMEEIQNKLEAAEERRKCQEAELLKHLAEKREHEREVIQKAFEENNNFIKNSKEKLEQKMEANKENREALLAAMLERLQEKDKHAEEVRKKVLALADAVDLGWCVIKDVEVIELNKRASGQAFEVILKPPSFDGVPELNVTMPQRRELSMEEIQNKLEGAEERRKCQEAELLKHLAEKREHEREVIQKAFEDNNNFIKKVTEKLEHKMEVNKKNREALLAAMLERLQEKEEHALEVRKKKELKEEACR, from the exons ATGACCCTAGCAG cGTACAAAGAGAAGTTGAAAGAGCTCCCCCTGGTGTCTCTGTTCTGCTCCTGCATCAACCCTCAGACCATCGACTGTAAGCCCATATACAAAGCAGAAG ATGCGGTGGATCTGGGCTGGTGTGTGATAAAGGACGTGGAGGTGATAGAGTTGAACAAGCGTGCGTCGGGCCAGGCCTTCGAGGTCATCCTGAAGCCCCCGTCGTTCGATGGCGTCCCAGAGCTCAACGTTACCATGCCCCAACGCAGAGAACTCTCCATGGAGGAGATCCAGAATAAACTAGAggctgcagaggagaggaggaag TGCCAGGAGGCTGAGTTGCTGAAGCACctggcagagaagagagagcacgagagagaggtGATCCAGAAGGCCTTTGAGGAGAACAACAACTTCATCAAGAACTCCAAGGAGAAGCTGGAGCAGAAGATGGAGGCCAACAAGGAGAACAGAGAGGCTCTGCTGGCGGCCATGTTGGAACGGCTGCAGGAGAAG GACAAACATGCAGAAGAGGTGAGGAAAAAGGTACTAGCTTTAGCAGATGCGGTGGATCTGGGCTGGTGTGTGATAAAGGACGTGGAGGTGATAGAGTTGAACAAGCGTGCGTCGGGCCAGGCCTTCGAGGTCATCCTGAAGCCCCCGTCGTTCGATGGCGTCCCAGAGCTCAACGTTACCATGCCCCAACGCAGGGAACTCTCCATGGAGGAGATCCAGAATAAACTAGAgggtgcagaggagaggaggaag TGCCAGGAGGCTGAGCTGCTGAAGCACctggcagagaagagagagcacgagagagaggtGATCCAGAAGGCCTTTGAGGACAACAACAACTTCATCAAGAAGGTCACGGAGAAGCTGGAGCACAAAATGGAGGTCAACAAGAAGAACAGAGAGGCTCTGCTTGCGGCCATGTTGGAACGACTGCAGGAGAAG gaAGAACACGCATTAGAGGTGAGGAAGAAAAAAGAACTGAAGGAGGAGGCCTGCCGTTAG